TCATGCAAAGGGATATTTTTTTAAGAGAGGTAATCTGTGGACAATGGTAGTTGGCAGCAGTAACCTTACACAGCAGGCTCTTACAGTAAATTTTGAATGGAATCTTAAAATAAATTCATTGGAAACAGGAAAGACTGCCTGTGATATTATAGGGAAGTTTAATAAAATCTTTAATAATCTTCCAAAAACAGATGAAAAAATCATTGAAGATTATGAAATAGCATATAAAAAGGCAAAAGAATATGAAAGGGAGAGAAAGAAGACAAGAGAGAGGGAAAAAGAAAGAAATATAACTCCTAACATAATGCAGGAAAGAGCACTTGAAAGCCTTAAAGATTTAAGAAAAAAAGAAAATAGAGGTCTTCTTATAAGTGCAACAGGAACAGGAAAAACATATCTTTCAGCCTTTGATGTAAAAAATGCAAATCCTAAAAAAATTCTTTTTACTGCTCATAGAAAAACAATTCTTCAGAAAGCAAGAAAGACTTTTGAAAGTATAATGGGAAATTTAAAAACAGCAATATATGGAGAAGAGGATATATCAGGGGCAGACTGTATTTTTGCAATGATACAGACACTTAGCAGAGAGAATCACTTAAAAAAATTTTTACCAGAAGAATTTGATTATATAATAGTTGATGAAGTACATCACAGTGGTGCAAAAAGTTATCAGAAAGTTATAAATTATTTTAAGCCTGAATTTATGCTTGGAATGACAGCAACTCCAGAAAGAACAGATGATTTTGATATATATGGACTTTTTAATCATAATATAGCTTATGAAATAAGACTTTATGATGCTTTGGAAGAAAATCTTCTTTGTCCTTTTCATTATTTTGGTATATCAGATATTATTATAGATGGAGAAAGTATAGATGAAAAAACTGCTGTTAAAAAACTTGTGATGGAGGAAAGAGTAAATCATATAATAGAAAAAAGCAGATATTATGGTTATAGTGGAGATAAACTTCATGGGCTTATTTTTGTTTCAAGAAAAGAGGAAGCTGAAATTCTATGTGAAAAGTTTAATGAAAAAGGTGTAAAAACAGCTTTTCTTATAGGGGACGACAGTGATGAAAAAAGAGAAAAAACAATAGAACAGCTTGAAAAAGGAGAGATAGAATATATAATCACAGTGGATATTTTTAATGAAGGGGTAGACATTCCATGTGTAAATCAAGTTATTCTTTTAAGACCTACAGAATCTTCTATTGTATATATACAACAGCTTGGAAGAGGGCTTAGAAAAGATCCTGATAAAGAATTTGTTGTTGTTCTTGACTTTATAGGAAACTATGAGAAAAACTTTTTAATTCCAACTGCAATTTCTCAAAATAACAGCTTTGATAAGGATTTTATGAAAAGATTTCTTATGAATGGAACAAATATGATTCCTGGAGAAAGCTCTGTTATCTTTGAAGAGGTTGTAAAAGAAAGAATTTTTGAAAATATAGGTAAAACAAATTTTTCTACTAAAAAGAATATTGAGCATGACTTTAAACTCCTAGAAAAACAACTTGGAAGAATTCCTATGCTATATGATTTTTTTGAAAGAAATATGATAGAACCTTCTGTTATTTTAAAGTATAAGAAAAATTATGATGAGGTTTTAAGAATTTTAAAGCCAAGAGAAGAATTCCCATACCTTTCAGATGAAGAAAAAAATTATCTTACATTTCTATCTTCATTTTTCACACCAGCTAAGAGAGTGCATGAGATGGTATTTTTAAATGAATGCTTAAGAAGTGGAAGGATAACATCTGCTTTTGGAGAAGAGATTCTTTTTGAAAAATATGGGCTTAAAAATCAGAAAGAAGCAGTTTTAAATGCACTTAAGCATTTAGCAAAGGAGATTTTTAAAAGCTTATCAACTGCCAAAGAATTTAATCCTATATTTATAAATAAAAATGGAGTGTATGAATTATCTTGTGGCTTTAAAGAGTGCTATGATAAAAATAGTTATTTTAAATCCCTTATAGATGATTTAATAAAATATAATTTGGCTTACACTGAAAAAAATTATAAGCAGAATGAAGAAGAAACGATTTTAAAGTATAAGGAATATACAAAACAAGAAGCTTTCTGGAATCTTAACCTTGATTTTAATAATGGATATCAGGTAAGTGGATACACAGTTTTTGAAGAGGAAAAAAAGGTAATGCTTTTTATAACTCTTGAGGATACAAATCCTCTTTCAAACTATCAAAATAATTTTATAGATTCTCAAAGATTTCCATGGTTTTCAAAAAGCAACAGATGTCTTTCAAGAAATGGTATTTTAACAGCAGAAGGAAAAATTGCTGAAAACATTTATACAATGTATGCTTTTGCAAAGAAAAAGTCAGGAGAGAAATTTTATTATTTAGGAGAAGTGGAAAAGGTTTTAAATGCACAGGAGATAGAGGGAAAAAGAGGAGAGCCACTTGTAAAATATGAGCTTAAGCTTAAATATGAGGTTAAGAAAGAACTTTTTGATTATTTACATGGATAAAAAAATTATAAAATAAAATTTTATATTATGAAAATTATTTTCTATTTTATAAAATTTTATTTCATAAATTTATAAAAGGTGCAGTAACTTAAAATCTGTTATAGTACAACGAAAATAAATCTTGTATGTGTCTTAAAAAATATGATAAAATAATTGTGTATATCTTGAATGTAAAGAAATAATACTTTTGCAGTAATATTGAGACAAAAAATATTAATAACTTATAAGGAAGTGATGTATAAAATGACAACTTTTGAAAAAGAGTATCAAAGCAAATTAGTTTCGGCTGACGAGGCAGCTGCAGTAATAAAATCAGGAGATTTTGTTGACTATGGTTGGTGTGCTGCTACAACTGATGCAGTAGATGCTGCTCTTGCAAAAAGAATGCCTGAACTTAAAGATATAAAATTAAGAGGAGGAATTCTTTTAAAAGAGCCTGCAGTATTTAAAATTGATAAACCAGAAGAACACTTTACATGGAACTCTTGGCATATGACAGGAATTGAAAGAAAAGCAGCTGCTAAAGGTTTCGCTTTTTATGGACCTATCAGATATTCTGAGCTTCCAAGATATTACAGAGACGGAGGAGCAAAAGTTGATGTTGCTGTAATGCAAGTTGCTCCAATGGACGAAAAAGGATTCTTTAACTTTGGTGTAAGCCCTTCTCATATGATGGCTGTATGTGAAATGGCAAAAACTGTAATAGTTGAAGTTAATGAAAAAATGCCAGTATGTTTAGGTGGAATGGAAAACTGCATCCACATTTCTAAAGTAGATATGATAGTTGAAGGAAATAACCCTGATATAGCTGTTCTTCCAGGACCTACTCCATCAGAAGTAGATATGAAAGTTGCAGAACTAATCGTTGAAGAATTATCAGATGGTTGCTGTGTTCAACTTGGAATAGGAGCAATGCCTACAGCTGTTGGATCTCTTATTGCAAAATCAAACTTAAAAGACCTAAGTGTTCACTCTGAAATGTATGTTGACGCTTTCGTTGAAATGGCTAAAGCTGGAAAAGTTACTGGAGCTAAAAAGAATATAGACAGATTCAGACAAACATTTACATTCGCTGCTGGTGGAAAAGAAATGTATGACTACTTAAATAACAACCCTGAAATCATGGCAGCACCAGTTGATTATGTAAACGATGTAAGAGTAGTTTCTTCTCTTGACAAATTCGTTTCTATAAACAATGCAGTTGATATTGACTTATATGGACAAGTTAATGCTGAAAGTGCTGGAATAAAACCTATAAGTGGAGCAGGAGGACAACTTGACTTCGTTCTTGGAGCTTACTTATCTAAAGGTGGAAAAACATTTATCTGCTTATCTTCAACATATAAAACAAAAGACGGTCAATTAAAATCAAGAATCAGACCTACTCTTGAAAATGGATCTATCGTAACAGACACAAGATCAAATGTTCAATATGTTGTTACTGAATATGGAAAAGTAAACTTAAAAGGTAAAGTAGGTTGGGAAAGAGCAGAAGCTTTAATAAGCATAGCTCACCCAGACTTCAGAGAAGAATTAACAGAAGCTGCTAAAAAAATGGGACTTTGGAGAAAATAATAAAATAAAAATAAAGGGGCTGCAATAAAGCAGTCCCTATTTTTTTATTTCTTTAAAGGATTTCTTTTATGCCATTTCTTATAAAGTTCAGGAGAGAACAGAATAAGAACTGGGAATATTTCAAGTCTTCCAAGAAGCATACTGAAAGAAAGAATAATTTTATTTATATCAGTAAGAGTTGAGTAATTTTGTGTAGGCCCTACAACTTCAAATCCTGGACCTATATTATTAAATGTTGCTGCAACAGCACTGAAGGCTGAAGCAAGATCAGGAATACTTACAGATATACCAAGAAGAATAATTACAAACACACCTATATAAACTATAAGATAACTTGAAATTCCTTCCATTAAATCTTTTGTTACAGGTTTTTCCTCCATTTTAAGACTTACAATTCTATTTATATTTCCAAGTTTTTTAAATTCT
This DNA window, taken from Fusobacterium perfoetens, encodes the following:
- a CDS encoding DEAD/DEAH box helicase; translated protein: MENILLESLKTSLLDTNIESSQNYQHRLLCNKDEKIIIDLRKELENCDEFIISVAFITEGGLSLILEQLKILEEKGIQGKILTGDYLTFTEPKALKRILKYKNIELKILSGEKFHAKGYFFKRGNLWTMVVGSSNLTQQALTVNFEWNLKINSLETGKTACDIIGKFNKIFNNLPKTDEKIIEDYEIAYKKAKEYERERKKTREREKERNITPNIMQERALESLKDLRKKENRGLLISATGTGKTYLSAFDVKNANPKKILFTAHRKTILQKARKTFESIMGNLKTAIYGEEDISGADCIFAMIQTLSRENHLKKFLPEEFDYIIVDEVHHSGAKSYQKVINYFKPEFMLGMTATPERTDDFDIYGLFNHNIAYEIRLYDALEENLLCPFHYFGISDIIIDGESIDEKTAVKKLVMEERVNHIIEKSRYYGYSGDKLHGLIFVSRKEEAEILCEKFNEKGVKTAFLIGDDSDEKREKTIEQLEKGEIEYIITVDIFNEGVDIPCVNQVILLRPTESSIVYIQQLGRGLRKDPDKEFVVVLDFIGNYEKNFLIPTAISQNNSFDKDFMKRFLMNGTNMIPGESSVIFEEVVKERIFENIGKTNFSTKKNIEHDFKLLEKQLGRIPMLYDFFERNMIEPSVILKYKKNYDEVLRILKPREEFPYLSDEEKNYLTFLSSFFTPAKRVHEMVFLNECLRSGRITSAFGEEILFEKYGLKNQKEAVLNALKHLAKEIFKSLSTAKEFNPIFINKNGVYELSCGFKECYDKNSYFKSLIDDLIKYNLAYTEKNYKQNEEETILKYKEYTKQEAFWNLNLDFNNGYQVSGYTVFEEEKKVMLFITLEDTNPLSNYQNNFIDSQRFPWFSKSNRCLSRNGILTAEGKIAENIYTMYAFAKKKSGEKFYYLGEVEKVLNAQEIEGKRGEPLVKYELKLKYEVKKELFDYLHG
- a CDS encoding butyryl-CoA:acetate CoA-transferase produces the protein MTTFEKEYQSKLVSADEAAAVIKSGDFVDYGWCAATTDAVDAALAKRMPELKDIKLRGGILLKEPAVFKIDKPEEHFTWNSWHMTGIERKAAAKGFAFYGPIRYSELPRYYRDGGAKVDVAVMQVAPMDEKGFFNFGVSPSHMMAVCEMAKTVIVEVNEKMPVCLGGMENCIHISKVDMIVEGNNPDIAVLPGPTPSEVDMKVAELIVEELSDGCCVQLGIGAMPTAVGSLIAKSNLKDLSVHSEMYVDAFVEMAKAGKVTGAKKNIDRFRQTFTFAAGGKEMYDYLNNNPEIMAAPVDYVNDVRVVSSLDKFVSINNAVDIDLYGQVNAESAGIKPISGAGGQLDFVLGAYLSKGGKTFICLSSTYKTKDGQLKSRIRPTLENGSIVTDTRSNVQYVVTEYGKVNLKGKVGWERAEALISIAHPDFREELTEAAKKMGLWRK